One window of Tenacibaculum maritimum NCIMB 2154 genomic DNA carries:
- a CDS encoding UDP-N-acetylmuramoyl-tripeptide--D-alanyl-D-alanine ligase — translation MSIADLYKLYSKHYLVDTDTRKIRENTIFFALKGVNFNGNEYAREALERGAAFSVVDEEKYQVDENIILVDNVLATMQNLAHYHRTKLGLPIIGLTGSNGKTTTKELIKQVLSRKYNTVATVGNLNNHIGVPLTLLSMTPKTEVGIVEMGANHSEEIAFLCEIAAPDYGYITNFGKAHLEGFGSVEGVIKAKSELYDYLRCHNKTVFVNYKDLIQMERTKQMARILLDKEILFQEANPFVVLAYKGSEIRSNLIGKYNYTNIAAAITFGIYFGVSSEEIKIAMESYIPKNNRSQVIKKGSNTIILDAYNANPTSMIAALDNFKSLKTSQKTVILGDMFELGKEANKEHQKLANFVGNLDCENVFFIGEYFSQIATDFLQFKNFEEFKNYLLTNKIINNTILIKGSRGMALERVLDII, via the coding sequence ATGAGTATAGCAGATTTATATAAACTATATAGCAAGCACTATTTAGTAGATACGGACACTAGAAAGATTAGGGAAAACACAATTTTTTTCGCATTAAAAGGAGTTAATTTTAATGGAAATGAGTATGCAAGAGAGGCACTTGAAAGAGGAGCTGCGTTTAGCGTTGTTGATGAGGAAAAATATCAGGTGGATGAAAATATCATTCTTGTGGATAATGTTTTAGCAACGATGCAAAATTTAGCACATTATCATAGAACTAAATTGGGCTTACCTATCATAGGACTGACGGGTAGTAACGGGAAAACAACAACTAAAGAGTTGATTAAACAGGTGCTTAGCAGAAAATATAACACAGTAGCTACCGTAGGGAATTTAAATAACCATATAGGAGTTCCTTTGACTTTGCTATCCATGACACCTAAAACAGAAGTAGGTATTGTTGAAATGGGGGCAAATCACTCTGAAGAAATAGCCTTTTTATGTGAGATTGCGGCTCCTGATTATGGGTACATTACTAATTTTGGAAAAGCTCATTTAGAAGGATTTGGAAGTGTAGAAGGAGTTATTAAGGCTAAGTCGGAGCTGTATGATTACTTGAGATGTCATAACAAAACGGTATTCGTGAATTATAAAGACCTTATTCAAATGGAGAGGACAAAACAAATGGCTAGGATATTACTTGATAAAGAAATTCTTTTTCAAGAAGCAAATCCATTTGTTGTATTAGCTTATAAAGGAAGTGAAATTCGAAGTAATTTAATAGGGAAATATAATTATACTAATATTGCTGCAGCCATTACTTTCGGGATTTATTTTGGGGTAAGCTCTGAGGAGATAAAAATAGCAATGGAGAGTTATATACCTAAAAATAACAGATCTCAGGTAATAAAAAAAGGAAGTAATACAATTATATTAGATGCTTATAATGCAAACCCTACGAGTATGATTGCAGCTTTAGATAACTTTAAAAGCTTAAAAACTTCTCAAAAGACGGTTATTTTAGGGGATATGTTTGAGTTAGGAAAGGAAGCGAATAAGGAGCATCAAAAGCTAGCGAATTTTGTAGGTAATTTGGATTGTGAAAATGTATTCTTTATAGGAGAGTATTTTTCACAAATAGCAACAGATTTCCTTCAATTTAAGAATTTTGAGGAGTTCAAGAATTACCTCTTAACGAATAAGATAATAAATAATACTATTCTTATAAAAGGATCTAGAGGAATGGCTTTAGAAAGGGTCTTAGATATTATTTGA
- a CDS encoding N-acetylglucosamine kinase — translation MILIADGGSTKVDWIALDNEKNEVFRVRTLGLNPAVLNKEELKNRIVNMFELINIKEKVNEIHFYGAGCGTPKPAQILADVLENIFINSKVIIAEDMLAAVYASSGKRPALVCILGTGSNSCYFDGNSMEMNAESLGYSLMDEASGNYFGKLLLRDFYYQKMPEKMLFAFNQQFNTDADFVKDNLYLQPNPNRYLASFAKFMFDFKEEKYIKKLIKKGFQEFFKYRVLPYNKPADIPIYFIGSIAFYFKNILDKVAKKNGLSITAVIQRPIDNLLEYHKTNIK, via the coding sequence ATGATCTTAATCGCTGACGGCGGCTCTACAAAAGTCGATTGGATTGCTCTTGACAATGAAAAAAATGAAGTTTTTAGGGTACGTACACTAGGATTAAACCCTGCTGTTCTAAATAAAGAAGAACTAAAAAACCGAATCGTAAATATGTTTGAATTAATAAACATAAAAGAAAAGGTCAATGAAATTCATTTTTATGGGGCAGGCTGTGGAACTCCCAAACCTGCTCAAATTTTAGCAGACGTTTTAGAAAATATCTTTATAAACTCAAAAGTTATTATTGCAGAAGATATGCTAGCTGCTGTTTATGCTTCTTCTGGTAAAAGACCTGCTTTAGTTTGCATTCTTGGAACAGGTTCTAATAGCTGCTATTTTGACGGTAATTCTATGGAAATGAATGCTGAATCTTTGGGCTATTCATTGATGGATGAAGCTAGCGGTAATTACTTTGGAAAACTATTGCTTCGCGATTTTTACTACCAAAAAATGCCTGAAAAGATGCTATTTGCATTCAATCAACAGTTTAATACAGATGCTGATTTTGTTAAAGACAACTTATACCTTCAACCTAACCCGAATAGATACCTAGCTTCTTTTGCTAAGTTTATGTTTGATTTCAAAGAAGAAAAATATATCAAAAAATTAATTAAAAAAGGCTTCCAAGAGTTTTTCAAATATAGAGTACTTCCCTATAATAAACCCGCAGATATACCAATATACTTTATTGGTTCTATTGCTTTTTATTTTAAAAACATATTAGATAAAGTTGCTAAAAAGAATGGTCTTTCTATCACTGCTGTCATACAAAGACCAATTGATAATCTATTAGAATACCATAAAACAAACATCAAATAA